In Phormidium yuhuli AB48, one genomic interval encodes:
- a CDS encoding TatA/E family twin arginine-targeting protein translocase, which translates to MNIFGIGLPEAIVILVIALLIFGPKKLPEIGSSLGKAIRSFQDASKEFESELKRESEQLKAQQTREISQSSATDSTSESNASTTTANSANANRQDSAA; encoded by the coding sequence ATGAATATTTTTGGTATTGGCTTGCCCGAAGCGATCGTAATTTTGGTCATTGCTTTACTCATCTTTGGCCCGAAGAAGCTGCCGGAAATTGGTAGCAGTCTGGGTAAGGCCATTCGCAGCTTCCAGGATGCCTCAAAAGAGTTTGAGAGCGAGTTGAAGCGCGAAAGTGAACAACTGAAGGCTCAGCAAACCCGGGAAATCTCTCAAAGCTCGGCCACGGACTCCACCTCTGAGTCCAACGCCTCGACGACGACGGCGAATTCGGCCAACGCCAATCGCCAAGATTCGGCAGCTTAA
- a CDS encoding DUF3146 family protein gives MSSPQLPQTTAYLRVTDCSWEGGTLQGEVTAGSFTWEFCWLFSQSRLDIEPSLGRALIQEPLGRFLEQRDYQLEPGGDYQFTIRAQI, from the coding sequence TTGAGTTCTCCACAGTTACCTCAAACCACTGCCTATCTGCGCGTGACGGACTGCTCCTGGGAGGGAGGAACCTTGCAGGGGGAAGTTACGGCGGGGTCCTTTACTTGGGAATTTTGTTGGCTATTTAGTCAATCTCGCCTCGATATTGAACCGTCTTTGGGCCGGGCCCTCATCCAAGAACCCCTCGGCCGCTTCCTCGAACAACGGGACTATCAGCTTGAACCGGGGGGAGACTACCAATTCACCATCCGCGCTCAGATCTGA
- the pth gene encoding aminoacyl-tRNA hydrolase: MTVNAASTSILLPSAIVGLGNPGPKYDRTRHNIGFAVVDALAHTWQIPLSAQRKFKGEYGEGIAMAGQKIHLLKPTTYMNRSGEAVQAVTRWYKLDPASVLVVYDDMDLPVGRIRLRLGGSAGGHNGMKSIIAHLGTQAFPRLRVGIGKPQPGENPSISHVLGKFSPSETQIMTEVMTLVRDAIELSLKEGVEKSMSLYNSRNLAQPPSSKTSS, from the coding sequence ATGACTGTGAACGCTGCTTCGACATCGATTTTGCTTCCGAGTGCGATTGTCGGGTTGGGGAATCCCGGCCCGAAATACGATCGCACCCGTCATAACATTGGTTTTGCTGTGGTGGATGCGTTAGCGCACACCTGGCAGATTCCCCTAAGCGCACAGCGTAAGTTCAAGGGGGAGTATGGGGAAGGGATAGCCATGGCCGGCCAAAAGATTCACCTGCTTAAACCCACCACCTATATGAACCGTTCCGGGGAAGCCGTGCAAGCGGTAACCCGTTGGTATAAGCTTGACCCCGCCTCGGTTCTGGTGGTTTATGATGACATGGACTTACCCGTAGGACGCATTCGCTTGCGTCTGGGAGGCTCAGCGGGGGGACATAATGGCATGAAGTCCATTATTGCCCACCTGGGAACCCAAGCCTTCCCCCGTCTGCGGGTGGGAATTGGCAAACCCCAGCCGGGGGAGAATCCCTCCATTTCCCATGTTTTGGGCAAGTTTTCCCCCTCCGAGACTCAGATCATGACGGAGGTGATGACTCTGGTTCGCGATGCGATTGAGCTGAGTCTCAAGGAGGGGGTTGAAAAGTCCATGAGCCTTTACAACAGCCGTAATTTGGCCCAACCACCGTCTTCTAAGACCTCCAGTTAA